A single region of the Ciconia boyciana chromosome 13, ASM3463844v1, whole genome shotgun sequence genome encodes:
- the DHRS7B gene encoding dehydrogenase/reductase SDR family member 7B isoform X1 gives MVTAVARKTIQKGKLMDLTSTVIIPLLFGSLGIFALFRLLQWMRMRAYLQEAVVVITGATSGLGKECAKAFHAAGSKLVLCGRDSEKLKDLVQQLSAMTNHRKNTHKPHTVVFDLSDTKTVLNAAEDILKYLGHVDILINNAGISFRGAIVDTGLDVDKKVMETNYFGPIALTKALLPSMIKRRQGHIVAISSVQGKISIPFRSAYAASKHATQAFFDCLRAEVEQYDIDVTVVSPGYIQTNLSLNAVTADGSRYGVMDKNTAEGQTAAEVAQVVLNAVGQKKKEVLVAGLTPSLAVYLRNLFPRLFFTLMATRAKKERKAKES, from the exons GAAGACcattcagaaaggaaaactcaTGGATCTCACAAGCACAGTCATCATCCCACTGCTTTTTGGCAGCCTGGGGATCTTCGCCCTTTTCCGGCTATTGCAGTGGATGCGGATGCGAGCTTACCTCCAGGAAGCAGTGGTCGTGATCACAGGGGCTACCTCTGGCCTGGGAAAAG AATGTGCAAAAGCCTTCCATGCAGCTGGCTCCAAGCTGGTGCTCTGTGGCAGAGACAGCGAGAAACTCAAAGACCTGgtgcagcagctttctgctaTGACCAATCACCGAAAGAAT ACACACAAACCTCACACTGTGGTGTTTGACCTCTCGGACACTAAAACTGTCCTAAATGCTGCTGAAGACATCCTGAAGTACTTGGGTCACGTGGACATACTGATCAACAATGCAGGCATCAGTTTCCGAGGCGCAATTGTGGACACAGGACTGGATGTGGATAAGAAAGTGatggaaacaaattattttggtcCTATAGCCCTCACCAAAG CTCTTCTCCCCTCCATGATCAAGAGGAGACAAGGCCACATTGTGGCCATCAGCAGTGTTCAAGGCAAAATAAGCATTCCTTTCAGATCTGCAT atgcTGCCTCTAAGCATGCTACCCAGGCCTTCTTTGATTGTCTACGAGCAGAGGTAGAGCAGTATGACATTGATGTGACAGTTGTAAGCCCCGGATACATCCAGACAAACCTCTCTCTCAATGCTGTAACAGCAGATGGATCTCGCTATGGAG TTATGGACAAGAACACCGCCGAAGGACAGACAGCCGCAGAGGTCGCTCAGGTGGTTCTCAATGCAGTGGgacagaagaagaaggaagtacTTGTAGCTGGCCTAACGCCCTCCCTGGCTGTCTACCTG
- the DHRS7B gene encoding dehydrogenase/reductase SDR family member 7B isoform X2, translated as MDLTSTVIIPLLFGSLGIFALFRLLQWMRMRAYLQEAVVVITGATSGLGKECAKAFHAAGSKLVLCGRDSEKLKDLVQQLSAMTNHRKNTHKPHTVVFDLSDTKTVLNAAEDILKYLGHVDILINNAGISFRGAIVDTGLDVDKKVMETNYFGPIALTKALLPSMIKRRQGHIVAISSVQGKISIPFRSAYAASKHATQAFFDCLRAEVEQYDIDVTVVSPGYIQTNLSLNAVTADGSRYGVMDKNTAEGQTAAEVAQVVLNAVGQKKKEVLVAGLTPSLAVYLRNLFPRLFFTLMATRAKKERKAKES; from the exons aTGGATCTCACAAGCACAGTCATCATCCCACTGCTTTTTGGCAGCCTGGGGATCTTCGCCCTTTTCCGGCTATTGCAGTGGATGCGGATGCGAGCTTACCTCCAGGAAGCAGTGGTCGTGATCACAGGGGCTACCTCTGGCCTGGGAAAAG AATGTGCAAAAGCCTTCCATGCAGCTGGCTCCAAGCTGGTGCTCTGTGGCAGAGACAGCGAGAAACTCAAAGACCTGgtgcagcagctttctgctaTGACCAATCACCGAAAGAAT ACACACAAACCTCACACTGTGGTGTTTGACCTCTCGGACACTAAAACTGTCCTAAATGCTGCTGAAGACATCCTGAAGTACTTGGGTCACGTGGACATACTGATCAACAATGCAGGCATCAGTTTCCGAGGCGCAATTGTGGACACAGGACTGGATGTGGATAAGAAAGTGatggaaacaaattattttggtcCTATAGCCCTCACCAAAG CTCTTCTCCCCTCCATGATCAAGAGGAGACAAGGCCACATTGTGGCCATCAGCAGTGTTCAAGGCAAAATAAGCATTCCTTTCAGATCTGCAT atgcTGCCTCTAAGCATGCTACCCAGGCCTTCTTTGATTGTCTACGAGCAGAGGTAGAGCAGTATGACATTGATGTGACAGTTGTAAGCCCCGGATACATCCAGACAAACCTCTCTCTCAATGCTGTAACAGCAGATGGATCTCGCTATGGAG TTATGGACAAGAACACCGCCGAAGGACAGACAGCCGCAGAGGTCGCTCAGGTGGTTCTCAATGCAGTGGgacagaagaagaaggaagtacTTGTAGCTGGCCTAACGCCCTCCCTGGCTGTCTACCTG